The genome window GCCAACCCATACTTGTAATTATATTTCTATAGCTTTTAAAGTCTACTGAAGAAAACTTCTTCTTTAATACATTATTTTTCTGCCCGTGGTGCTTCTCATACGACTCTTCAGAGCCCATATCCATGGTAAATTTCCCTGCCGCAATAGCAAACCAGATACCGTCACAGAACAATACAATAAGGTTAAACAACACTATATTGGTATTATTCTCAATACTCATATAAGAGAACCCTCCGAGTATTCCTGTCAGAAATATGATTTTGATAATTTTTTTAGTTACGCGACGTACTTCATCATTAAAGAACGTTCCTTTCACCATTTTACGAATTGCGAAAAAATAAATGAGTAAAAGATTCGCAATTGGAACAACTGGATTGTTTAGCCATTCATAAAGTTGAGTTATAATAGTCATAACGTATTCGTGTTTTTGGTAATAATTCTGATTTAGTTAGCTTCCTTTACCTGACCTCTATAAAAGAGATCTTTTTTCTTTTTGGATACCCAAAGGTACTTTAAACACTTATTCGTTTTGATGACAAAATATTGAGAATTTAATATTATTATCACTCATACTAATTGATGTAAATCACCTATTAAATAATATTATATAACGAGATACTTAAACAAAAAGACTCTCTTACCTAAGGAAGAGAGTCTTATGTGATTTATAAATCAAAAACAGTTTCCAAATCCTTAATCACTTGAAAAGGATTTGCACTACTTTTTATTTCATAAATCAATTCGTCAAAAATTCTATTTGTAAAAGCTTCGCTACTTTGTATTGCTAAATCAAAAGCTTCTTGGCTAAGTTCTTTTTTATATTTGAAAAGTTGTCTTCTCTGAATTTCCGCCAACTTTTCTTTTAATCTTTCCTCCACTTTATTGATGCTTTCCTCCTCAAATTCCTTCACCAATAATTGATGGACTGCATGGTTTGAAATCGTCATTTATATGAAAATTCAATAGTTGCTTATGTGTTATGATTATTGAGTATAAGTATGTACACTTTGTTGAGCTGACGGCAAGTAATTTACGCCAAACCAACAGATCATTAATACTAAAAATGCTAGTGCTAAAGACCATAAAGGTGCTTTTACTTGCTCTGGGTGTCTGTACCTTAAATGCATATACACCAAATATGCCATCCAAGTGAGGAATGCCCATGTTTCTTTAGGATCCCAAGTCCAATAATGTCCCCAAGCTTCTTTTGCCCAAAGTGCACCAAATAATAATCCCAAAGTTAAAAATCCGAAACCTAGATAAACAAGGTTATTGGCTAATTTAAGATTGTTATAGTCAAATTTCTTGTAATAATATTGATACAGTCCATAACAAGCTACTAAAGAAGAAGCAGCCAATACTGCATAAGAAAAGATATAAACAATTACGTGAGGCACAAACCAAGGACTCTGAAGCGCTGGCATTAGTGTCTTGTTGAAGTTTTCAGGACTCATCCAGTTAATCCCTAAAAATAACACGGACATCCCCAAAGCATAATTCAACAACCACTTATAACCCCATCTGTAATAAGTAAATAACCCCACCAACGGTAAAAAGAAAGAATACAAAAGTCTCGTTTCTCCCAAAGTACGCATAGGCGGTCGATCAAGATGATTCCAAAGGAGCCCAATAAATAAGCCCATTACGGCAACTCCTAACCAACTTCCTAATTGAATAATTATATCTTTTTTTGGCGAAGCAGACAGTTGTACTGTTACTGCTACTAACCAGCAGGCAAATGCAACACCTGCATATATTGGAAAATCTACCCAGTTGTTCATAACCTACTATTTTTTCTCTTGATAACCAGTCCACATAATTTCGACAGCTCCGAAAAGCATCATAAAGATTCCGATGTATACAACAGGTAGCCATGGATCTCTTACAAGCTCAACGACACTTAATTTAGACCAACGTCCATAATTGCTGTCGTAGCTTAACTGATAGACATTCCATCCATCAACTTCTAAAGGATAATTGACCTCTATTCTTTCTTCTGACTGAGTTCCTTCATGAGTAAAGACTGTGACATCAGAAGCATATTTCTTAGGCTCTGGAGTTGTCATCACGAGAGAGAAATCGTTATTCAATCGCATAGCTTCATATTGTCTTCTGAAACTTCCACAACTTACCCAACCTTCTACTTTTTCTCCTGTTGAAAGGTTTGTCACACTTACTTTTGCCGCAGGTGCAGCTCCTTCTTCATTTACAGGTTGGTAATTTCCTACAGAAACTCTTACTGACTCGTATAAATAGTCTTCTACTTTAATTTCCCAACCAGCATGCTCATATTGATTTCCTTTTTCAATAATGACCATACTATTTTGACCTTCTACAAGTTTACCTTCTTCGTTGTTCACAATGGCTAGTTTTGGAGTAAACTCTTCCATCAAGAAATTATTCAACTTGAAGGCAATTGGCATTTCTACAATTTGCCCTTTTTCATTGTAAGCCCTCCACTCAGGTTGACCTTCGTAAAGATCCATGCTCAAACGCTGTAAATCGCCTGCTCCCATAGTTCCTGCTACAACAGCAATCCATAAACCTAAGTGGTTAAGAATAAATCCGACATTCTTAAATCGGAAAGGGAAAATTCTATTGACAGTTGTAAACCCTAGTGTTGTGAGGAAAAACAACATTGTAATCAGAAAAGTCCAGCTAGTCGTCATGTGCGAAAAGCCAAAAATATCTTTTTCCACTCCTTGTGTAAAGTTGGCTTGAGGAATTGTTCCCATAATCGAAACCAACACAAGCAGTGCTACAATTGAGCTAATAGAAGCGGGTACCGAACGTAACCACTTGATAATTGGGTTAGTTTTAAATAAAATATGAATCAATATTGTCAGAACTGCAAAACCTCCCATCAATATCACATTAAACGGATATTTGAAAGCTTCGACTTCTTTTCCTATTGATATTTGTAATAACAATCCTGTCACTACTAATCCGAAAGCAATTAAAAATGACTCTCTATATTCCCATGGAAATGCCCAAAGGGGTTTGACTACTTTTTCTTTTCGTATTTGATCTTCACCTAGCCTGTTTTTTACTGCGTTCATAGTCTAGATTTTTTGTTTGGATAACTCTGAATTGTGACTCTTCTCCATATATGAAGAAGAGCCACTTTTATTTTATTTTTTGATGTGGAGTAAACTAGGTTTAATCACGACCATTGCCCATCCCCAATGATTTGTACTACTAGCCTCTGGCGTAGCTTTCAATGCAAGCATTTCATCTGATGCATTCATCACAGAATAACCAGCTTGGAAAGTAATCGCATCTGAGAATTTGTATGAAGCTGTAAAGTCTAGTTCCGTACCTAAATTTGAATCTAGTACTTCACCTTCTTGCACAAGGTTTGCCATTGCACTAAAGAAATGTGCTCTCACACCTGTCGTAAATGCACCACTATTATATGCTGTCCCTACATAATAGTCACCTAACCCTACATTGTTGGCATGATTACCTACATAAAAGTAATCCATCAAACCGTTGAATTTGTGGTTTGTACCATAAAATGGATTGAATGATCTATTTACACCATCAGTAGCATCTTGGTCTGTACCTGACATTACCTCAGTACCAGCCAATACTTTAAACTTCCCTACTTTATAAGAAGCTTCTCCAGCTACATAGTAAGCATTCAACTCATTGTTAGCTCCATCTTTACCACCTTGGTAGTAATAAGCCGCATTTGCAGCAAAACCATCTTTGCTATAAGTCAATCTTGTACCGATAGTCTGGCTATAAGCAATTCCTAAATCTGCAGCAGTAGGGTCTACTTCAACTTCACTATACTCAATACCGTTATTCAAGAATAAAACACTTACGTTTAGATCACTGAAGCTTTTATTGAACCAAGCAAACTGCATTGCTTTGTAGTTGGTATTGTAGATTTCTCTCCCTAAAGTTTCACCGTCTGCATTGTACGCTGCTCCTGCATGAAATTTAAAATCTCCTTCGTATTTGAACAATGCCAAATCATGGCTACGTCCTTGCATTGCCCAATCTACGTTACCCAAAATACGAGAGTCGTCATACACCAATTCTTGACGTCCGATTTTCAAAGAGAATTTATCTGTAAACAGAATTTCTCCCCATGCTTCATGTACTCCCAATTGATTGTCATCTACCAATTGAGATTCATCACCCCAAGTTCTTACGTCTTGCATAGAGAAACCGAAACGCAGGTTTTGTTCTTTGTTCAGATAGTTCATATTGATTCTTGCACGCTGAGAAATGAAGCTTGCAGGGACATGATCTGAACTTACTGGAGCTTTGAAACCATCTCTGTATTCGTAACGAGCACGGAAATCTCCTGAAAGTTTAAATTCCTGTGCAAAAGTTGCTGTCGATACAAAAATTAGAAGTACCGCTAGTATCTTCTTCATAATATAAAAAGTCTTGAAAAGACTGGCAGCTGATTAAACTGCCAGCTTTATTTGATTGTGAATATGTTGATGCGCTAACGTGATTGATTAGCTTTTAATTTTGATCGTCGTATTTACTTTCTCTCTCTTTTGCAGCCTCTAACCATTTTGGAAGAAGGTTCTTCTTGAAGTCTTCTTTTTCTTTGATTAGTTTTTCCATTGGAAGTCCGATGTACTCTTGTGCTTTTTCTTTTGTAGAGATATCTGGGTAAGGTACTTCTCCATCAAATCCTAGTTTGATCAGAAGTCTAGACAATTTCAGACGAGCATCAGCAGCTTTTACCAAACCTGTGCTTACAATTCTACCTACCTCAACTGGTGCGTGGAATGAACCGCCGTGAGAAGCAGCCGAGAAATCCCATCTCCATTGTGCGTGACGAATGTCTTTAAGGATAGCTTTCATTTGAGCTTCAGAAGCACCTAAATCCCAAGCTTTTTTAGCCTCAATGTGTGCACGAACCAAAAGAATTTCTAACTCATCTCTTGTTTCTTTGATCTTGTCTTGACGCTCATAAACTTGCTTGATCAAGTCTCCTTCTGAATCTCTGTGACAAACTTGACAAGAGTTTGCAACGTTGTTAAGTGGAGATTGAATTTTGTGGTCTGTGAACTTCTGACCACCTTCTGTTTTGTAAGGCATGTGACAGTCTGCACAAGAAACACCTTTCTGACCATGAATACCTGTAAGGTGAAGTTCGTAGTCTGGGTGTTGTGTTTTGATCATTGGTGTACGGCTCAATTTATGTGTCCAATCCGAAAACTCTCTTTCATCGAAGTATGCTTCCATATCTTCGACAGACGTGCCGTTGTCCCAAGGGAAAGTCAGGTATGGAGTTCCTTCTTTACCTGGAAGGTTTTTATCGAAGTAGTACTCAACGTGACACTGCGCACAAACCAATGAACGCATTTCGTTATGTGAAGCTTTTGAAATGTCTTTTCCTTGACGTTCAAATGCTTCAACCAAAGCAGGACGAGTGATTTTCAATGCCATTGTCTTCTCATCATGACAATCGGCACAACCAATAGGGTTTACGATTTCTTCACCGTGTCTTGCCCATTTTCCTTTATAATACTCCTCAACACCAAGCTCGTTCATCAATCTTGGAACATCTGGAGATTTACATGTCCAACAAGTAGCAGGCATTGGTCCGTCATGCTCGTGCTCTGGTCCACCTGTTCTCAATGTATTATGAATATCTTCTACAGCGTAAGTGTGTCCACGCCCTTGGTTATAGTCTTTAGAGAATCCGTACCCTGCCCAAAGAATAACCATACGAGGGTCTTCTTCCAACATATCAACCATAGCACCTCCACCGTATTTTGAACGGAAAGTAGTATCTAAAGTCTCGTAATACGTTTCATATTCTCTTGGGTAATTTGCACCCCATTTTTCATTCCTTGGTTCTAAAGAATTGATTTCATGCTTGTGAATATTTCCAGCCAAAGCTGCTTCTACTCTTTTTTCAGAAACAGAAGAGGCTAACATTCCCAAAGCAAAGACGCCTCCTAGCGTTAGGAAAAATAAAAGCCAACCTAGGATAGGCTTTTTTGTGATAGATTCGTTTAAGTTCTTCATTTTTTAATGTGTTTAGTCTGGTAGGAAATCACTGCTATTCGTTTGATGTTGATGGCTTCATAGCAGCCTTTAACCATTTTGGAGTCGGGCTATCCAATAAAGGAGCACTCACTCCTGCAGGCGTTGACGATTTACTTTTTACACGACCGTGAGGAACTTCTCTGTGGCACTCCCAACATAGTTTTCCTTCGCCATGTGCTCTTTTGGCTACATCAACTCCCATTGTAGAAACAGCCTCGTTCTGATGTGTATGGCAGCGTTGGCAATTGGCTTGAACAACATCTTGACCTGCTTCATGCATGCGAATCACCTGTGGTTCTAAACCCAGTGTAAACATAGAAGAGTGATAGAGACCATCTTTTGCCTTGAAGAAGTATTTAGAAAATACATTGTCTTGCGGAACGTGACAGTCGTTACATGTAGCTGCATTTTTGTGCGAACTATGTTGCCAAGTAGCATACTCTGGAGCCATTAGGTGACAGTTGATACACGCTTTCGGATCATCTGAGATATAAGACCAAGCTCTAGAGATATAGAAGGTGTAGCCTCCTAAACCTGCAATACACCCTAACGCTAAGATTACTGGCAGCCTCCATCTCGGAGGTGGAATGAAAAATAAAATTATTCGGCTCATAACTTTTCGATTAGCGATTAAAAGATGCGATTATCTTTTATTAGACAAATGTTAATAATGAGAGCCAAATAAACCGCAACTTCCATCACCAGTCTTCAATGACAAAAGTCACGGGTAAATAATTGAGAGGATTGAAAAAAAATAAAGACGTAACAACTACGCTTATTAACACTTGATTTACAGAACATTACTTTAGTTAAGGACATAGAATCCCAGCTATACAATCGAAGTTTAACAACTTACACATTGTATATTTTTCGCTCCATAAATGTTAATTCTTTCTAACAATTAAAACATTTAATGTAAATCTGTGGTGGTTAGATTATAAATAAATGTTTTGAAAAAGTTGATAGATAAAGTTAAAAGAGGTGATATATTATTTCGATACTTTTCTAAAGTATTCGTTTCACACAGCTTATAAATGCAAATAAGACGCTCCAGTACCAATTCCTTGACTAAGGTCTGAAATAGAAGTCGTATTTAACATTCGGATATAATCTTCTTTGATAGTTTTAAAGTGAGAATGCAATGGACAAGGATGTTCATCTGAGCAAAAATCAAAGCCCAGACCACAACTGGTTAAAATATGATCTCCTTCCAATGAAGTTACAATCTCTAAAAGTTTTACTTGCTGTTGAGACTCGTCTAAATAAAATCCCCCCTTCGGTCCTTTGGTCGAATTGATCAACCCCCGTCTGCTTAAATTTTGGAGTATTTTCCCAGTAAAGGCTTCAGGACTTTGAATTTCTTCTGCAATTGCTTTCACCCCTACTTTATGATTTTGAATACTCTCAATGCACACATATATCATAGCCCTGATGGCATATGTGCAAGTCTTAGATAACATCACGCTTGTAAGGTTAAATGATAGGCTTTACCCCAATAGAATAGTTAATACTGAACTATAAAGTTACAATATAAAATTGATAGAATTATTTTTTTGAAAAGTTACAGACTTTTAGTTTTTCTAAAGATGTTGCTCATCATTTGTTAAGTATGATTGATTATCCATATTTCATTTACATTAATATGACATATGTCACAAAAAAGAAAGAAGCCCGAATCGAGTGATTCGGGCTTCAAATATATTTTAGCTCATCGAAATGATTACTTCATTAGCAATTTGCTTGACGGCTTAAACTTAGTCAAGTTAATACCTTCAACTGCTGCTTCATACTCTTCTAGGTTAGGAGTTCTACCCAAGATTGTAGAAAGCACTACTACTGGAGTAGATGAAAGTAAAGACTCTCCTTTTTTCTCAGATGAATCTTTTACAACTCTACCTTGGAATAGACGCGTAGAAGTAGCCATCACAGTGTCACCTGGTTCAGCTTTTTCTTGGTTACCCATACAAAGGTTACAACCAGGACGCTCTAGATACAACATGTTTTCGTATTTCGTACGAGCTGCATTTTTAGGTGCATCATCATCAAATTCGAAACCTGAGTATTTTTGCAATACTTCCCAATCGCCTTCTTCTTTCAACTCATCTACGATATTATAAGTCGGAGGAGCAACTACTAGCGGAGCTTTAAACTCTACTTTTCCTTGTTGTGCTTCAATGTTTTTCAACATTTGAGCAAGAATCTTCATATCTCCTTTATGAACCATACAAGATCCTACGAATCCTAAATCAACTTTTCTGTCTCCACCGTAGTAAGAAAGAGGTCTGATTGTATCGTGTGTATAACGCTTAGAAACATCTTCGTTATAAACATCTGGATCGGCGATCATTGGCTCAACAATTTGATCTAGATCTACCTCAACTTCAGCATAGTATTTTGCGTCAGCATCTGGAGTCAATGCAGGTTTAGCACCTGTCTTGATCTCTTCAATTCTCTTGTTCGCTTTATCAACTAATCCTTGAAGAACTTGCTTTTCGTTGTCCATTCCCTTCTCAATCATGATCTGGATTCTAGACTTAGCAATCTCTAAAGATTCGATTAGTGTCTCATCTTCTGAAATACAGATAGAAGCTTTCGCTTTCATTTCTGCAGTCCAGTCAGTGAATGTAAATGCTTGGTCAGCCGTTAGTGTTCCAATGTGTACCTCGATAACTCTACCTTGGAATACATTGTCTCCACCAAATTGCTTCAACATTTGTTGTTGCGTGGCATGAACTACATCACGGAAATCCATGTAAGGCTTCATACTTCCTTTGAAAGTAACTTTCACAGACTCAGGAATTGGCATTGTAGCTTCACCTGTAGCAAGTGCCAAAGCAACTGTACCAGAGTCAGCACCAAAGGCAACACCTTTAGACATTCTTGTGTGAGAGTCACCTCCAATCGTGATATCCCAATCACTTACCGTAATGTCATTCAATACTTTATGAATAACGTCAGTCATTGAATGATACACATGTTTAGGGTCACGAGCAGTGATCAAACCGAAGTCGTTCATGAACTTCATCAACTTAGGAATGTTCGCTTGCGCTTTTGAATCCCAAACTGAAGCTGTGTGACATCCTGATTGGTAAGCACCATCTACCACTGGAGAAATAACTGTAGCAGCCATTGACTCCAATTCTTGAGCAGTCATCAGACCTGTAGTATCTTGAGAACCTACAATGTCAACTTTTACACGAACATCAGAACCTGTATGTAGTGTTTTACCTGGAGTAGCACCTACAACATTTCTGTTGAAGATCTTTTCTACAGCCGTCAAACCTTGACCTTCATGAGAAATCTCTTTTGAAGGAGCAAAAACTACAGGAGCTTCAACGCCCAATGTTTCGGCAGCAAAAGTTTGAAGTTTCTTACCAAATACAACAGCGTAAGAACCTCCAGCTTTAATGAACTCCACTTTTTGTGGTGTCAATGAAGCTGAAATGTCCATCAACTCTTTATCTCCGTTGTATAGTTTTTTCTCTTTTGTATTGATGGTTAAAACAGTACCTGTTTCAACTGAATAAGCTTGTTCTAAAACTGGCTCGCCTGCTTCGTCAAGAACTGTGTTCCCTTCAGCATCTTTTTTCTTCACCCAGTTTTTAAGGTCAATCCCAATACCTCCTGTTACACCTACTGTAGTCAAGAAGATTGGAGAAATACCGTTTGTACCCGCAATGATTGGAGCAATATTAATAAACGGCACATAAGGACTTGCTTGAATACCTGTCCATAATGCCACGTTATTTACACCTGACATTCTTGATGATCCCACACCCATTGTACCTTTCTCAGCGATCAACATCACACGCTTGTCTGGGTGTTGTGCTTTCAAGTCAGAAAGTGCTTGTTGCATTTCTTTGTTGTGCTCAAAGATACATTGTCCGTGTAGTTCACGGTCTGATCTTGAGTGAGCATCTGCACCTGGCGAAAGTAAATCTGTAGAGATATCTCCCTCACCAGCTATAAACGTAACAATTTTGATTTCTTCATCTACTTCTGGAAGTTCAGTGAAGAACTCTGCCTTAGCATAACTTTCTAATAAGTCTTTTGCTACTGTATTTCCAGCTTCGTATGCTTCTTTTAAACGATTTGTATCTGCATCGTAAAGGAATACTTGAGTTTTCAATACTTTAGCTGCCTCTGCTGCTATTGCGGCATCAGTTCCTAAAGCCAAATCAAGTAGAACCTCAATAGAAGGTCCACCTTTCATGTGTGACAACAATTCAAAAGCGAACGTAGGAGTGATCTCTTCTACAACAGACTCACCAAGAATAATTTCTTTTAAGAATTTTGCCTTTACACCAGCAGCACTTGTAGTACCAGGTAAGGTATTGTAAATAAAGAAATTGAGAGAATCTTTACGGTGTTCGTTTGCTGAATCTTTGATCTGCGCTATAATCTCGCTAAGTAATTCTGCTCCATCGATCGGCTTCGGGTGAAGACCTTGTGCTTTACGCTCTTCGATCTCCTTGATGTAATCGTTATAAGTGTTCATAAAAAGCTTATGGTTGTATATGCTGTTCTTGATAGTTAATCAATTAAATCTCTATTATTTTCGCTATTTATATAAAAATATTAACATTTCAGTATTGATTTTCAAAAAAAAGAATAATTCTAAATAATTTTTCTTGATAAATCTTCAAATGTGATAGCCTCTAAATCTATCCTATTATTCTTATTCCACCTTATATAACAGGATTTAATTGAGAATTGTTATAATTCTATTTATTTCTACTACCCGTTTCATCTCTTCATAGCCAATGTTTATCTCGCCTTTTAATTCACTTATCGAAAATAAGATTGCGTTCACCTAATACAACAGCATCTCTAGGATATCTTCTCTACATTAGATTTATAGCTTAATTCACCTATCAAGATATTAAGCAGGATATTTAAGGATTATTTGGTTTAATTGTTACAATGAGAGCTCACTCGATTCGAGATGAGTTCTTTTGTTTTAAAAGGTTTATACTTTTAAAATCCCCTTTTATCCAATGAAAGACATTTTATTTCTCATCACTCTCATTCTCGTATCAACTCTCTATTCTTGTAAAACAGACTTCGTTTATCTAAATCAACCTCAAACTGAAAACCTGTTATATAATCATTGGGTAGAAACACCTTCTCCTAATTCACAAAGTTATACGATTTACCAACCTCGACCTTATTCTTACAGAAAGGCTCATTATTTGAATGCTATAGAAATATTGGAAGCTAACGAGTTTACAGCCTACCAATACCTAAAAGACAGCAATGAAGTGAAAGAAAAAGGTACTTGGACCATCATTTTACCCAATACTTTACTTCTAAACTTTGACTCTGACTCAATCTCAAATCAAAAACTCCACTTATTATTTATAAATCAGAAAGAAATGCATATTGAAAAATAGGGAATTCGTTTTTTTGTTTGGTTCAAATATTAG of Sediminitomix flava contains these proteins:
- the ccsA gene encoding cytochrome c biogenesis protein CcsA, encoding MNNWVDFPIYAGVAFACWLVAVTVQLSASPKKDIIIQLGSWLGVAVMGLFIGLLWNHLDRPPMRTLGETRLLYSFFLPLVGLFTYYRWGYKWLLNYALGMSVLFLGINWMSPENFNKTLMPALQSPWFVPHVIVYIFSYAVLAASSLVACYGLYQYYYKKFDYNNLKLANNLVYLGFGFLTLGLLFGALWAKEAWGHYWTWDPKETWAFLTWMAYLVYMHLRYRHPEQVKAPLWSLALAFLVLMICWFGVNYLPSAQQSVHTYTQ
- a CDS encoding cytochrome c biogenesis protein ResB, whose amino-acid sequence is MNAVKNRLGEDQIRKEKVVKPLWAFPWEYRESFLIAFGLVVTGLLLQISIGKEVEAFKYPFNVILMGGFAVLTILIHILFKTNPIIKWLRSVPASISSIVALLVLVSIMGTIPQANFTQGVEKDIFGFSHMTTSWTFLITMLFFLTTLGFTTVNRIFPFRFKNVGFILNHLGLWIAVVAGTMGAGDLQRLSMDLYEGQPEWRAYNEKGQIVEMPIAFKLNNFLMEEFTPKLAIVNNEEGKLVEGQNSMVIIEKGNQYEHAGWEIKVEDYLYESVRVSVGNYQPVNEEGAAPAAKVSVTNLSTGEKVEGWVSCGSFRRQYEAMRLNNDFSLVMTTPEPKKYASDVTVFTHEGTQSEERIEVNYPLEVDGWNVYQLSYDSNYGRWSKLSVVELVRDPWLPVVYIGIFMMLFGAVEIMWTGYQEKK
- a CDS encoding alginate export family protein → MKKILAVLLIFVSTATFAQEFKLSGDFRARYEYRDGFKAPVSSDHVPASFISQRARINMNYLNKEQNLRFGFSMQDVRTWGDESQLVDDNQLGVHEAWGEILFTDKFSLKIGRQELVYDDSRILGNVDWAMQGRSHDLALFKYEGDFKFHAGAAYNADGETLGREIYNTNYKAMQFAWFNKSFSDLNVSVLFLNNGIEYSEVEVDPTAADLGIAYSQTIGTRLTYSKDGFAANAAYYYQGGKDGANNELNAYYVAGEASYKVGKFKVLAGTEVMSGTDQDATDGVNRSFNPFYGTNHKFNGLMDYFYVGNHANNVGLGDYYVGTAYNSGAFTTGVRAHFFSAMANLVQEGEVLDSNLGTELDFTASYKFSDAITFQAGYSVMNASDEMLALKATPEASSTNHWGWAMVVIKPSLLHIKK
- the nrfA gene encoding ammonia-forming cytochrome c nitrite reductase; the encoded protein is MKNLNESITKKPILGWLLFFLTLGGVFALGMLASSVSEKRVEAALAGNIHKHEINSLEPRNEKWGANYPREYETYYETLDTTFRSKYGGGAMVDMLEEDPRMVILWAGYGFSKDYNQGRGHTYAVEDIHNTLRTGGPEHEHDGPMPATCWTCKSPDVPRLMNELGVEEYYKGKWARHGEEIVNPIGCADCHDEKTMALKITRPALVEAFERQGKDISKASHNEMRSLVCAQCHVEYYFDKNLPGKEGTPYLTFPWDNGTSVEDMEAYFDEREFSDWTHKLSRTPMIKTQHPDYELHLTGIHGQKGVSCADCHMPYKTEGGQKFTDHKIQSPLNNVANSCQVCHRDSEGDLIKQVYERQDKIKETRDELEILLVRAHIEAKKAWDLGASEAQMKAILKDIRHAQWRWDFSAASHGGSFHAPVEVGRIVSTGLVKAADARLKLSRLLIKLGFDGEVPYPDISTKEKAQEYIGLPMEKLIKEKEDFKKNLLPKWLEAAKERESKYDDQN
- the nrfH gene encoding cytochrome c nitrite reductase small subunit: MSRIILFFIPPPRWRLPVILALGCIAGLGGYTFYISRAWSYISDDPKACINCHLMAPEYATWQHSSHKNAATCNDCHVPQDNVFSKYFFKAKDGLYHSSMFTLGLEPQVIRMHEAGQDVVQANCQRCHTHQNEAVSTMGVDVAKRAHGEGKLCWECHREVPHGRVKSKSSTPAGVSAPLLDSPTPKWLKAAMKPSTSNE
- a CDS encoding RrF2 family transcriptional regulator, encoding MLSKTCTYAIRAMIYVCIESIQNHKVGVKAIAEEIQSPEAFTGKILQNLSRRGLINSTKGPKGGFYLDESQQQVKLLEIVTSLEGDHILTSCGLGFDFCSDEHPCPLHSHFKTIKEDYIRMLNTTSISDLSQGIGTGASYLHL
- a CDS encoding bifunctional aconitate hydratase 2/2-methylisocitrate dehydratase yields the protein MNTYNDYIKEIEERKAQGLHPKPIDGAELLSEIIAQIKDSANEHRKDSLNFFIYNTLPGTTSAAGVKAKFLKEIILGESVVEEITPTFAFELLSHMKGGPSIEVLLDLALGTDAAIAAEAAKVLKTQVFLYDADTNRLKEAYEAGNTVAKDLLESYAKAEFFTELPEVDEEIKIVTFIAGEGDISTDLLSPGADAHSRSDRELHGQCIFEHNKEMQQALSDLKAQHPDKRVMLIAEKGTMGVGSSRMSGVNNVALWTGIQASPYVPFINIAPIIAGTNGISPIFLTTVGVTGGIGIDLKNWVKKKDAEGNTVLDEAGEPVLEQAYSVETGTVLTINTKEKKLYNGDKELMDISASLTPQKVEFIKAGGSYAVVFGKKLQTFAAETLGVEAPVVFAPSKEISHEGQGLTAVEKIFNRNVVGATPGKTLHTGSDVRVKVDIVGSQDTTGLMTAQELESMAATVISPVVDGAYQSGCHTASVWDSKAQANIPKLMKFMNDFGLITARDPKHVYHSMTDVIHKVLNDITVSDWDITIGGDSHTRMSKGVAFGADSGTVALALATGEATMPIPESVKVTFKGSMKPYMDFRDVVHATQQQMLKQFGGDNVFQGRVIEVHIGTLTADQAFTFTDWTAEMKAKASICISEDETLIESLEIAKSRIQIMIEKGMDNEKQVLQGLVDKANKRIEEIKTGAKPALTPDADAKYYAEVEVDLDQIVEPMIADPDVYNEDVSKRYTHDTIRPLSYYGGDRKVDLGFVGSCMVHKGDMKILAQMLKNIEAQQGKVEFKAPLVVAPPTYNIVDELKEEGDWEVLQKYSGFEFDDDAPKNAARTKYENMLYLERPGCNLCMGNQEKAEPGDTVMATSTRLFQGRVVKDSSEKKGESLLSSTPVVVLSTILGRTPNLEEYEAAVEGINLTKFKPSSKLLMK